A single region of the Arthrobacter sp. zg-Y20 genome encodes:
- the msrA gene encoding peptide-methionine (S)-S-oxide reductase MsrA, which produces MKTYVLGGGCFWCLDALYRKVRGVTDVVSGYTGGALPDPDYDSVCSGTTGHAEVVAVTFDEDVIPGEIILDMFFSQHDPTTLNRQGYDVGTQYRSSMFYRDEDQRKEFEASLERAQENWKDPIVTEIVPLPRFYPAEDFHQDFYAKHPGTGYCQVIINPKLGKARKYYSGWLQD; this is translated from the coding sequence ATGAAGACGTACGTACTTGGCGGAGGCTGCTTCTGGTGCCTCGACGCCCTATACCGCAAGGTCCGCGGTGTCACCGATGTGGTGTCCGGCTACACCGGCGGCGCACTGCCCGACCCCGACTACGACAGCGTATGCTCCGGCACCACCGGCCATGCAGAAGTGGTGGCCGTGACCTTCGACGAGGATGTCATTCCCGGCGAGATCATTCTGGACATGTTCTTCTCCCAGCACGATCCGACCACCTTGAACCGCCAGGGCTACGACGTCGGCACCCAGTACCGCTCGTCGATGTTCTACCGCGACGAGGACCAGCGCAAGGAATTCGAAGCTTCGCTGGAACGTGCACAGGAGAACTGGAAGGACCCCATCGTCACGGAAATCGTGCCGCTGCCGCGGTTCTACCCGGCGGAGGACTTCCACCAGGATTTCTACGCCAAGCACCCGGGTACCGGGTACTGCCAGGTGATTATCAACCCGAAGCTGGGCAAGGCACGCAAGTATTACTCCGGGTGGCTGCAGGATTAA
- a CDS encoding C4-type zinc ribbon domain-containing protein → MAKASPAEQLRLLDLQALDSRLKALRNQVRNVSNNPEIASLADSVAAAEKARVSAGTEVADIERELTRAEADVASVVARMTRDQQHLDSGKGGSKELTALQAEIVSLERRRSDLEDVELDVMERLEAARTRQGEAGTALEELHAKRRELEEKRDAELAVIEADSADAQARREELADTFEPALLAVYEKTLSKHGIGAARLFHGTSEGSGMQLSPGDLADIRKAAADDIVFCPDSGCILVRSDEWSS, encoded by the coding sequence GTGGCAAAAGCATCGCCCGCGGAGCAGCTGAGGCTGCTGGATCTGCAGGCCCTGGACAGCAGGCTCAAGGCCCTGCGCAACCAGGTCCGCAACGTTAGCAACAATCCCGAGATCGCTTCCCTGGCCGATTCCGTTGCTGCCGCCGAAAAGGCACGCGTGTCCGCCGGCACCGAGGTGGCCGACATTGAACGCGAGCTCACGCGCGCCGAAGCCGACGTCGCATCCGTAGTGGCCCGGATGACCCGCGACCAGCAGCACCTGGACAGCGGTAAGGGCGGTTCCAAGGAACTGACGGCCCTGCAGGCCGAAATCGTCTCGCTTGAGCGGCGCCGCTCCGATCTTGAAGACGTGGAGCTGGACGTGATGGAACGGCTCGAAGCCGCCCGCACGCGGCAGGGCGAGGCCGGAACCGCGCTGGAGGAACTGCACGCCAAGCGCCGTGAGCTCGAGGAAAAGCGCGACGCCGAACTCGCCGTGATCGAGGCGGACAGCGCCGACGCACAAGCACGCCGCGAAGAACTGGCCGACACCTTCGAGCCGGCCCTGCTTGCCGTTTATGAAAAGACCCTGTCCAAGCACGGCATCGGCGCGGCCCGGCTGTTCCACGGCACCTCCGAGGGGTCGGGCATGCAGCTCAGCCCGGGCGACCTCGCGGACATCCGCAAGGCAGCCGCGGATGACATCGTGTTCTGCCCCGACTCCGGGTGCATCCTGGTCCGCTCGGACGAGTGGAGCAGCTGA
- a CDS encoding Nif3-like dinuclear metal center hexameric protein, translated as MEAEHPHERAGADTAGHQAPEADVPTLGDVLLAAEELWPESLAENWDAPGLVAGRADREVRKVLFAVDPTREVIDEALEWGADLLLTHHPLLLKPVNSVAASSFKGEAVHRLIEGGCALLTVHTNGDSAVGGVSDVLADAFGLRNVSPLVPAAEGLPEEGIGRVGELPEVLSLADFAKLVFGLLPAVAGGVRVAGDADGLVRRVAVCGGAGDSLFDAVRSERADVYVTADLRHHPASELRERALGGNGRPYLIDVSHFGSEWLWLTPAAAALENVLNDQGFTAEVRVSGVNTDPWDFVLTPGLK; from the coding sequence ATGGAAGCGGAGCACCCCCACGAGCGCGCCGGCGCAGATACTGCCGGCCACCAGGCACCCGAAGCCGATGTTCCCACGCTGGGGGACGTCCTGCTGGCGGCCGAAGAACTATGGCCCGAATCGCTGGCAGAGAACTGGGATGCCCCGGGATTGGTGGCAGGCCGGGCCGATAGGGAGGTCCGCAAGGTCCTGTTTGCGGTGGATCCCACCCGGGAGGTCATTGACGAGGCCCTGGAATGGGGGGCCGACCTGCTGCTCACCCATCACCCGCTGCTGCTGAAGCCGGTGAATTCCGTGGCCGCCTCCAGCTTCAAGGGTGAGGCTGTGCACCGGCTGATCGAGGGCGGCTGCGCCCTGCTGACCGTGCATACCAACGGTGACAGCGCGGTGGGCGGTGTGTCCGATGTGCTTGCAGACGCCTTCGGGCTCCGAAACGTTTCTCCGCTGGTCCCGGCTGCCGAGGGGCTGCCCGAAGAGGGGATAGGCCGCGTCGGTGAACTGCCCGAGGTGCTCAGCCTCGCTGACTTCGCTAAGCTGGTGTTCGGCCTCCTGCCTGCCGTTGCAGGCGGGGTCCGTGTGGCAGGGGACGCCGACGGCCTGGTCCGCCGGGTAGCCGTGTGCGGCGGCGCCGGGGACAGCCTGTTCGACGCCGTGCGCTCCGAGCGTGCCGACGTGTACGTCACGGCCGACCTCCGACACCACCCGGCGTCGGAACTGCGCGAGCGTGCCCTAGGCGGCAACGGCCGGCCTTACCTTATAGACGTCTCGCATTTCGGCAGTGAGTGGCTGTGGCTTACCCCCGCCGCCGCGGCGCTGGAGAACGTCCTGAATGACCAGGGCTTCACTGCTGAGGTGCGGGTCAGCGGCGTGAACACCGATCCGTGGGACTTTGTACTGACACCCGGGCTGAAGTGA
- the cysK gene encoding cysteine synthase A: protein MARIYDDVTQLVGGTPLVRLNRLAAGLPAQVAVKLEFYNPANSVKDRIGVAIVDAAEKAGALKPGGTIVEGTSGNTGIALAMVGAARGYRVILTMPETMSTERRVMLRAYGAEIVLTPGAEGMRGAVDKAKEIVATTENAIWAQQFANEANPAMHRATTAEEIWEDTDGKVDIFVAGIGTGGTITGVGQVLKKRKPGVQIVAVEPKDSAILNGGSPGPHKIQGIGANFVPEILDTTVYDEVFDASIEDSVATARALGTQEGILGGISSGAIVWAALELAKREENAGKLIVATVCDFGERYISTVLYDDIRG, encoded by the coding sequence ATGGCTCGTATATATGACGATGTGACCCAGCTTGTGGGCGGGACTCCGCTGGTCCGGCTGAACCGGCTCGCGGCCGGCCTCCCGGCCCAGGTGGCTGTGAAGCTTGAGTTCTACAACCCCGCCAACAGTGTCAAGGACCGCATCGGCGTGGCCATTGTGGATGCCGCTGAGAAGGCCGGCGCCCTGAAGCCGGGCGGCACCATTGTGGAGGGCACCTCCGGCAACACCGGCATTGCCCTGGCCATGGTCGGCGCTGCCCGCGGTTACCGGGTCATCCTGACCATGCCCGAGACCATGTCGACCGAGCGCCGCGTCATGCTGCGCGCCTACGGAGCCGAGATTGTCCTGACCCCCGGTGCCGAAGGCATGCGCGGAGCGGTGGACAAGGCCAAGGAAATTGTTGCCACCACCGAGAACGCCATCTGGGCGCAGCAGTTCGCCAATGAAGCCAACCCCGCCATGCACCGCGCCACCACGGCCGAGGAAATCTGGGAAGATACCGACGGCAAGGTGGACATCTTTGTAGCCGGCATCGGCACCGGCGGCACCATCACCGGCGTCGGACAGGTCCTGAAGAAGCGCAAGCCGGGCGTGCAGATCGTGGCCGTGGAGCCCAAGGACTCCGCCATCCTCAACGGCGGCTCCCCCGGACCGCACAAGATCCAGGGCATTGGCGCGAACTTCGTACCTGAGATCCTCGACACCACCGTCTACGACGAGGTGTTCGACGCCTCCATCGAGGACTCCGTTGCTACTGCCCGTGCTCTGGGCACCCAGGAAGGCATTCTGGGCGGTATTTCTTCCGGTGCGATTGTGTGGGCCGCCCTGGAACTCGCCAAGCGCGAAGAGAACGCCGGTAAGCTGATTGTTGCCACCGTCTGCGACTTCGGAGAGCGTTACATCTCCACAGTCCTCTACGACGACATCCGCGGCTAG